The Microplitis mediator isolate UGA2020A chromosome 8, iyMicMedi2.1, whole genome shotgun sequence genome has a window encoding:
- the LOC130674039 gene encoding protein split ends-like isoform X2, giving the protein MFLRRLFRKKCQEYNCENPFNTDVDFELLPLRQKVEILRALCDFRLDAEDVECALSNLDSDSLRVEPLGHDRKNSAYWYFYGTRLYREDYIENTEVGDTITQRQRGRPRDRKRKRRQCRSQEENLVEEEEKEKEVDDYLDINIGVKTRDTVWQVICFTQQDWTRLVDKFRNSEYDTERKLYHTLAEDFLPEIPKLFELKEKQQRRRLLERNNSRVLHSPEPVKQLEETIMVRAKIKTKVGKSTKKSGQSSKGGDSEDEAPPPLVSPPPPPPPQKKGRQTNNSLASAVGQIVIHTGDEADKVANKKGVGRHGVSSYVAPGYPYTFGIEEEERRVGMYKVLESIKDHDDAWPFTDPVDEEYAPRYYSVVRKPMDLKTMEEKLESGSYKTVYQFKRDFSLIVENCRQYNGSENEYTEMAVNLKEAFECAIERYLESEPSSDECPAPKSPTAVSASAYPLRTNTSAAAIANSRKRYKKSNKKSKSNKTDKKTRKGKNHNDDDEGDDEFFDEDEDDAGEEEQVLDAKSSRDKRAKKRSKSMKERAETEDDQDDDDDEGAILENTVIKSKRKKYEDSKLLPKSKRLSAKDDKEFKEVKEDTKKNSPTAGNKKGQKDLSIKNSKDHKENRGKKKDNFEEHHEPLENVKSKSKRIEKKSNEKSGSAVQHNDKVKKGKQKKQIESEDDRYSDIEENGKQATLEKKKSNNSSSSNSNKDKIDQRMRRSDDKYEAKSPTRVKDKKSKKKNDERTKNGKVNNDCGKDRKKETPEVPSVKFDSSLSDKDLESLDSLKDRISERSRREEKLKLEREKLKKNSKTCNLDGFHKKNVPSNGNTFHDGDKVNIKRTKVKKVGKDNKKEEKNQQVDVKSSGKMTKSKGSRVESPAIQALNQATAQTLNDINKWLDDAPPIEEFNSKSESPVLQPSTSEPPRVGPAPVPAPKVPDVIRKRPATMKLFGPHGPPKPKKVQRTIDRLQPGKSKGNLLLKKPIGNSSSGSDVTTKQSNSDANKSNRESSDGPKLSLGSVLKNADSIQLICKSLVSSPSAHLSNEDEDEDRPALLNSTTALKEDKSKESMQEAVTPKTQVEATNDTKESEEPQKPKSATPNLSAWFKAFGAPKSKKKEEEVEEVAVKKEETPEVTLPHRQRRHSAGGSSVSESVSSFSQESPPGLSVRSPQTQSAITTPGIEQPVRAGFYQDALSTGSSPYNSPYYTTPPRYSAQLPPTPSPQNHPLSPAYPSSAAYDQSPLYPQASHQAYQKPASNENPNENYNFYPQNSPQGDAYQQQLSNSPKPSPVYPQPSPQSVPVYQNSPQPTPPNYSQHSPQQPPTPNYSQASPQQPAANYSQPSPQQPTPPSYSQPSPQQQQQHSPYSHQTSPQPPANYSQPSPSQQSNSSYSQPSPKPPPSYSQVSPQPPASYSQPSPQFNQSAAQPPPSYSQTSPQPIANYSQPSPQSLNFSQPSPQPPKSYTQHSPQPPPAYSQPSPQSLNYSQPSPQTPPSYSQPSPQTPPNYSQPSPQAPPNYSQPSPQAQPNYSQPSPQAPPNYSQPSPQAPPNYSQPSPQAPPNYSQPSPQAPPNYSQPSPQAPPNYSQPSPQAPPNYSQLSPQQPSTTPGPTYSSQPSPQPPRNYSQPSSQVSPCLQPALRQPTNYPQQSPRQTAPTQIYVQPEKTTTEEYQSTAAPPSYPQGIKSNHISYAPTTGVPASGISEPDRRASEYFKPEDKLQSDSPLGLNSNHQVYHQTNQFSQLYSNNFPLNERVTCPPTATDSQRSTTRISTPQESQQQQQPQERVYDNTETLKYSQQRQDQQLLAFQQNLPGHDTIYQSTGGFQSAPYPMPNAACRSVYSSSHYYDTSTKPGAPPTSVASTLPPVKKRMYNEPSGDTSRNCIPQESRSGQEQYGYDQMIPLSTSESSIVSGQYDGTSYVTLADSVASNPAYARLSLGLVGRSPKDQQQLLSIPRPSSKDSLVYARTPGASEYDLNLLQSMQGTKGMTSSVPAPRREPAPVAAPAPKPKKGRKKAAAAAAAAAAAAAAAQQQQQPPPTGLPDQSSTIPGFPQYPANPADIVGLKNTPVPPGSAFNFTTPVSAANSSPFYDKDASAAAAAFAFLDEFRNPSYYSMLRQQQQQQQQQQQPQPPTTINESTQQANKLNNQPRNYPPHPFLHTTQRSAAYGPPVSPYVNPHAPNLSVDPAAYQQYLHSFYALQPSSHHRSWL; this is encoded by the exons ATGTTTTTACGTCGGCTTTTTCGCAAGAAATGCCag gaATACAACTGCGAAAATCCATTTAACACAGATGTAGATTTTGAACTTTTACCATTAcgacaaaaagttgaaatattACGCGCCCTCTGCGACTTTAGGCTTGACGCCGAGGACGTG gaGTGTGCGCTAAGCAACTTGGACTCTGACAGTCTGAGAGTAGAACCCTTGGGACATGACCGTAAGAATTCCGCTTATTGGTATTTCTACGGGACCCGACTTTACAGAGAGGATTATATTGAAAACACAGAGGTCGGTGATACAATTACGCAGCGTCAAAGGGGTCGACCGCGTGATCGTAAACGTAAACGACGACAGTGCAGATCGCAGGAGGAGAACCTGgtggaagaagaagaaaaggAGAAGGAAGTTGATGATTATTTAGATATAAATATCGGTGTTAAAACACGTGACACTGTCTGGCAAGTTATCTGCTTCACTCAACAGGATTGGACGAGACTCGTTGACAAGTTTCGAAACTCG GAATACGACACTGAACGCAAGCTCTATCACACACTTGCTGAGGATTTTCTTCCCGAGATACCAAAGctttttgagctcaaggaaAAGCAGCAGCGCCGTCGTCTGCTTGAACGTAACAACTCACGTGTACTTCACAGTCCAGAACCGGTTAAACAATTAGAAGAAACAATAATGGTACGcgctaaaataaaaacaaaggTCGGAAAGAGTACGAAAAAGAGCGGGCAGAGTTCTAAGGGCGGTGACAGTGAAGATGAAGCTCCGCCGCCATTAGTttcaccaccaccaccaccgccGCCGCAAAAAAAAGGACGTCAGACAAATAATTCATTGGCTTCTGCTGTTGGACAGATTGTAATTCATACGGGCGATGAAGCTGACAAGGTGGCCAATAAAAAAGGTGTAGGTAGACATGGAGTGAGCAGTTATGTTGCCCCTGGTTATCCTTATACATTTGGAATTGAGGAGGAAGAAAGACGTGTGGGTATGTACAAAGTACTCGAGAGTATTAAAGATCATGACGACGCCTGGCCGTTTACTGATCCTGTTGATGAGGAGTATGCGCCTCGATATTACAGCGTTGTACGGAAACCCATGGACCTTAAAACAATGGAGGAAAAACTCGAGAGTGGATCGTACAAAACtgtttatcaatttaaacgggactttagtttaattgtagaaaattgcCGACAATACAATGGCTCGGAGAATGAGTATACGGAAATGGcggttaatttaaaagaagCATTTGAGTGCGCGATTGAACGATATCTGGAGTCTGAACCCTCAAGCGATGAGTGTCCGGCTCCAAAATCTCCGACTGCTGTGTCTGCTTCCGCGTATCCTTTGCGTACTAATACGTCAGCTGCGGCAATCGCGAACTCGCGAAAAcgatataaaaaatcaaataaaaaatctaaatcaaaCAAGACGGATAAAAAAACGAGGAAAGGTAAAAATCATAATGATGACGATGAGGGTGatgatgaattttttgatgaggatgaggatgatgCTGGCGAAGAAGAGCAAGTTCTCGATGCTAAAAGTTCGAGAGACAAGAGAGCAAAAAAACGATCAAAGAGTATGAAAGAACGGGCGGAAACTGAAGATGAtcaagatgatgatgatgatgaaggtGCAATATTGGAAAATACTGTGATAaaatcaaaaagaaaaaaatatgaggatAGTAAATTATTACCGAAAAGTAAACGTTTGTCCGCCAAAGATGATAAAGAGTTTAAAGAAGTGAAGGaagatacgaaaaaaaatagtccaaCTGCGGGTAATAAAAAAGGACAGAAAgatttgtcaattaaaaattcaaaagatcaTAAGGAGAATCGTGGTAAGAAGAAAGATAATTTTGAAGAACATCATGAACCTTTGGAAAATGTCAAAAGTAAAAGTaagagaattgaaaaaaaaagtaatgaaaaaagtGGGAGCGCCGTACAGCATAacgataaagtaaaaaaaggtaaacagaaaaaacaaattgagtCTGAGGACGACAGGTATTCGGATATCGAGGAAAATGGTAAGCAGGCTACActggaaaagaaaaaaagtaacaataGTAGcagtagtaatagtaataaagataaaattgaTCAGCGAATGAGGCGATCGGACGATAAGTACGAGGCGAAAAGTCCTACGCGAGTTAAAGATAAGAAATCTAAGAAGAAAAATGATGAACGAACGAAAAACGGTAAAGTCAATAATGATTGTGGAAAAGATCGAAAAAAGGAAACTCCAGAAGTACCGTCAGTTAAATTTGATTCTTCACTGAGCGACAAAGATCTCGAGTCGTTGGACAGTTTGAAGGATCGAATAAGTGAGCGCAGTAGACGTGAGGAGAAATTGAAACTCGAGCGAGAAAAgctcaagaaaaattcaaagactTGTAATTTGGATGGATTCCACAAGAAAAATGTGCCTTCTAATGGTAATACCTTTCACGACGGTGATAAGGTCAATATTAAGCGAACAAAAGTTAAGAAAGTTGGTAAAGATAATAAGAAGGAGGAGAAAAATCAACAGGTTGATGTTAAAAGTAGTGGTAAGATGACTAAATCAAAAGGATCGAGGGTTGAGAGCCCGGCGATTCAAGCTTTAAATCAAGCCACAGCGCAGActttaaatgatataaataaatggctGGACGATGCGCCACCGATTGAGGAATTTAATTCGAAGAGCGAATCTCCTGTTTTACAGCCATCAACTAGCGAGCCACCGCGTGTTGGTCCGGCTCCAGTTCCGGCTCCCAAAGTTCCTGATGTAATACGAAAACGCCCAGCTACAATGAAGCTTTTTGGCCCGCACGGCCCgccaaaaccaaaaaaagtccaaagaacaATCGATCGACTGCAACCGGGCAAGAGTAAGGGTAATCTTTTATTAAAGAAACCTATTGGTAATAGCAGTAGTGGTTCTGATGTTACGACCAAACAATCAAACTCAGACGCCAATAAGTCTAACCGTGAAAGCTCTGATGGACCAAAATTGAGCTTAGGTTCAGTTCTAAAGAACGCCGATTCTATTCAGCTGATTTGCAAGTCTCTGGTGTCTTCGCCGAGTGCTCATTTGTCTAATGAAGACGAGGATGAAGATCGTCCGGCATTACTGAATTCCACGACGGCATTAAAGGAAGATAAGTCTAAAGAATCTATGCAGGAAGCCGTTACTCCAAAGACTCAGGTCGAAGCGACAAATGACACAAAAGAATCTGAAGAACCACAAAAACCTAAATCAGCGACTCCGAATTTGAGCGCTTGGTTTAAGGCTTTCGGTGCGCCAAAGTCAAAGAAAAAAGAGGAAGAGGTTGAAGAAGTTGCGGTAAAGAAAGAAGAGACGCCTGAAGTTACTTTGCCACATCGACAACGAAGGCACAGTGCCGGTGGCAGCAGTGTCAGTGAATCGGTGTCTAGTTTTTCACAAGAATCACCACCGGGACTGAGTGTAAGATCACCGCAGACGCAATCGGCAATAACTACGCCAGGAATTGAACAACCAGTTCGTGCTGGATTTTATCAAGATGCTCTGTCAACTGGTAGCAGTCCTTACAACAGTCCTTACTACACAACACCACCGAGATACAGTGCACAGTTACCTCCTACACCGTCACCACAGAACCATCCACTGTCACCTGCGTATCCATCTTCAGCAGCTTACGATCAAAGTCCCCTGTATCCTCAAGCATCACATCAAGCTTATCAGAAACCTGCGAGTAATGAAAATCcaaatgaaaattacaatttctATCCCCAAAATTCACCTCAAGGTGACGCTTACCAGCAGCAATTATCAAATAGTCCAAAACCATCACCAGTTTATCCTCAACCGTCACCTCAATCGGTACCAGTTTATCAGAATTCACCTCAACCTACACCCCCAAATTATTCTCAACATTCACCTCAACAGCCACCAACGCCAAATTACTCTCAAGCATCACCTCAGCAGCCTGCTGCTAATTATTCACAGCCATCACCACAACAACCAACTCCACCGAGTTACTCACAACCGTCACcccaacaacagcagcaacacTCTCCGTACTCACATCAAACATCACCTCAACCGCCGGCAAATTATTCACAACCTTCTCCTTCTCAACAATCGAACTCTTCGTACTCTCAACCATCACCGAAACCACCACCTAGTTACTCGCAGGTCTCTCCGCAGCCTCCGGCGTCTTACTCTCAACCGTCACCTCAATTCAACCAATCGGCTGCACAACCACCTCCTAGTTATTCACAGACATCACCTCAACCAATAGCCAATTACTCTCAACCATCACCGCAGTCTCTTAATTTTTCCCAGCCATCACCACAACCTCCAAAGTCGTACACTCAACATTCGCCCCAACCACCGCCTGCTTACTCGCAGCCGTCACCTCAAAGTCTGAATTATTCTCAACCATCACCCCAAACACCTCCAAGTTATTCCCAACCATCCCCACAAACTCCACCAAATTACTCTCAGCCATCGCCACAGGCGCCGCCGAATTACTCGCAGCCATCACCACAAGCGCAGCCAAATTACTCTCAACCGTCGCCGCAGGCGCCTCCAAATTATTCCCAACCATCGCCGCAGGCGCCTCCGAATTATTCTCAGCCATCGCCGCAGGCGCCTCCGAATTACTCTCAGCCATCGCCGCAGGCGCCTCCAAATTACTCTCAACCGTCACCACAGGCACCACCAAATTACTCTCAACCGTCACCTCAGGCACCACCAAATTACTCGCAGTTGTCACCACAGCAGCCGTCAACGACTCCTGGACCAACATATTCGAGTCAACCTTCGCCACAGCCGCCGAGAAATTACTCCCAGCCTTCATCACAAGTCTCGCCGTGCTTACAACCGGCTTTGAGACAGCCGACAAATTATCCTCAGCAATCACCTAGACAAACAGCTCCGACGCAAATTTACGTACAGCCTGAAAAAACTACCACCGAAGAATATCAATCAACAGCTGCACCACCTTCTTATCCACAGGGAATAAAATCAAATCATATATCTTACGCACCGACGACTGGTGTTCCAGCCTCAGGTATTTCTGAACCCGACAGACGAGCTTCTGAATATTTTAAACCTGAAGATAAGCTTCAATCAGACTCGCCACTTGGATTAAACAGCAACCATCAAGTGTATCATCAGACGAATCAATTTTCCCAACtttattcaaacaattttCCACTTAATGAGAGAGTAACTTGTCCACCGACTGCTACAGATTCTCAGAGATCTACCACAAGGATAAGCACTCCTCAAGAATctcaacagcaacaacagccACAGGAACGAGTTTACGATAACACAGAAACTCTTAAATACAGTCAGCAACGTCAGGACCAACAGCTGCTAGCATTCCAACAGAATCTACCCGGTCACGATACGATTTATCAGTCGACTGGTGGTTTTCAATCGGCGCCTTACCCGATGCCCAACGCGGCATGTCGATCAGTATATTCAAGTTCTCATTACTACGACACGAGTACCAAACCCGGCGCACCACCGACCAGTGTCGCTTCAACACTACCTCCTGTAAAGAAGCGTATGTACAACGAACCCTCTGGTGACACATCGAGGAATTGTATTCCACAAGAGTCAAGATCGGGACAAGAGCAATACGGATACGATCAAATGATACCCCTGTCAACTTCTGAATCATCAATCGTATCCGGGCAATACGACGGTACCAGTTATGTTACTTTGGCTGACTCAGTGGCCAGCAATCCAGCATACGCAAGATTAAGTTTAGGTTTAGTAGGCCGAAGTCCCAAAGATCAACAGCAATTACTATCGATACCCAGGCCATCGAGCAAAGATTCTCTTGTCTACGCTCGAACTCCCGGTGCATCGGAGTATGATTTAAATCTGCTTCAGAGTATGCAAGGCACAAAAGGAATGACATCGTCTGTTCCAGCGCCACGACGTGAACCCGCTCCAGTCGCCGCACCAGCTCCCAAGCCCAAGAAAGGTCGCAAGAAAGCTGCGGCAGCTGCCgccgctgctgctgctgctgctgcagctgctcaacagcaacagcaaccACCACCTACCGGTTTACCCGATCAGTCATCAACGATTCCTGGATTCCCGCAGTATCCAGCCAACCCAGCGGACATAGTGGGATTAAAAAACACTCCCGTGCCCCCTGGAAGCGCTTTCAACTTTACCACACCCGTCAGTGCTGCCAATAGTTCGCCTTTCTACGACAAAGACGCCTCAGCAGCAGCCGCTGCTTTTGCTTTCCTCGATGAGTTCCGAAATCCCAGTTACTACAGTATGCTACggcaacagcaacagcaacagcagcagcaacaacaacccCAGCCCCCGACGACGATAAACGAGTCGACTCAGCAGGCCAACAAATTGAATAACCAACCGAGAAATTATCCTCCCCACCCGTTTTTACACACTACCCAAAGATCCGCAGCCTACGGACCTCCAGTTTCGCCTTACGTTAATCCTCACGCTCCCAATCTAAGTGTTGATCCAGCAGCTTATCAACAGTACCTACATTCCTTCTACGCTCTTCAGCCATCATCTCATCATCGCTCCTGGCTATAG